The genomic stretch TACGCGGCAGGACCCTCGGGTCGAGCGCGCCGTGCAGGTGCAACGTGGGCGCCTCGACCTCGGTGCGCATGGCGCGGGCGTAGCGGCGGCCGTCGGGACGCAGCTGTGAGCGGCCGAACCAGCGGTGGTACTCCAGCGCGCAGTGCGCCACGGCCGGGATCCTGAACGCCTCACGGTAGGTGCGCGCCTCCTCGGGCTCCGGCCAGCCGGGCCGCGACCATTCGTCGAGGAACCGCCCGACCATCGCCCCTTCGCGGCGCCTCAGCCGGTGCTCCGGCAGCAGCGGCAGCTGGAAACCCAGCGCCTGGGCACTGGCCTTGAGCTGGCCGAACGGGTCGGTCAGCAGGGCGCTGCGCAGCCGCAGCGGATGCGGCGAGGACACGATGACCAGCCGTCGCACGCTCTTGGGGTCGAGCGCGGCCATCGTCCAGGCCAGCAGCCCGCCCCAGTCGTGCCCGACCACGATCGCCCCGGTCTCACCCAGGGCCCGGATCAGGCCGGCCGCGTCGGCGGCCAGCGTGGGCAGGTCGTAGCCGCGCGGCGGCTTGTCGCTGCCGCCGTAACCGCGGAGATCGGCCGCGACCGCCCGGTATCCGGCCTGCGCCAGGGAGGCGAGCTGGTGTCGCCAGGTCCACCAGAACTGCGGGAACCCGTGCAGCAGCAGGACCAGCGGTCCCTCGCCGGCCTCGACGACGTGGAAGCGGGTGCCGCCCGCGTGCACCGTGCGGTGCGTCCACGGCCCGGGGATCTGGACGACCGACTCGTCAGGTGCCATCACGGGTCACCGGCTCGGGGCGTACGGCGGGGAGGTGCTCATCGGGAGAGGCGATCTCCTTCAGGTCCTTGATCGACCTGGCGGTGCGCTTCATCCCGGCCAGACCCTTGAGCCGCCGGTACCCGAAGAACGCGGCGGCACCCGCGCCCGCCAGGTAAACCACGGTCACGATGAGGAAGGCCAGCCAGTTGGGCAGCCACTGGGCGAGCACGTAGGCGATGGTGAACGAGGCGAGGATCAGACACAGATGCGCGCTGAACGCGGCCGCGGCGAACAGGGCCCCCGCCATGCCGACCCGCTTGGCGTCGAACCTGAACTCGGCCTTGGCCAGCTCGATCTCCGAGCGGACCAGGTCCGAGATGTGACTGCTCGCCTGGGCGACCAGGGAGCCCAGGGATTCTTCCTCGGGAGTCTGCGGCATGAACGTCTCCTATCGAGGCCTGGTGGCCGTGTCAATCATCATCCAGCGCATTGCGACGCTCGCGTAGCCGAACGTGCTGCCTATCGCCGCGATGTCCCGGCGGTGGAGCCTCCTTAGACTCCCAGATCTACCCGATCGGAGAAGATAACGCCCAGGCCGGGGTCGTGCGGTTCCGCCCCCTCGACGGAGCGCGTTCGCCACCTGGGGCCTTGGCACGACCCCTTCCGCTGCAATGCCTCGCCCTTCCATGCCTCACCACGAGCACGTCCGCGGCAACCCGTCGGTCGGCGAGGCTGGGAGGAGCGCCCCACGAGAAGGCGCATGTCCCGATTTTTCGGGACATGCGCCGTTCTGTGGAGTGACGTCAGTCTTCGGACTTCGCCGAGGGGAGCTTGTCCGCGATCAGGTTCATCACCGT from Nonomuraea polychroma encodes the following:
- a CDS encoding alpha/beta fold hydrolase yields the protein MAPDESVVQIPGPWTHRTVHAGGTRFHVVEAGEGPLVLLLHGFPQFWWTWRHQLASLAQAGYRAVAADLRGYGGSDKPPRGYDLPTLAADAAGLIRALGETGAIVVGHDWGGLLAWTMAALDPKSVRRLVIVSSPHPLRLRSALLTDPFGQLKASAQALGFQLPLLPEHRLRRREGAMVGRFLDEWSRPGWPEPEEARTYREAFRIPAVAHCALEYHRWFGRSQLRPDGRRYARAMRTEVEAPTLHLHGALDPRVLPRTAQGSSRYVAAPYRWRLLEGAGHFPHEEIPDVFDTELLGWLADPEPDR
- a CDS encoding phage holin family protein — protein: MPQTPEEESLGSLVAQASSHISDLVRSEIELAKAEFRFDAKRVGMAGALFAAAAFSAHLCLILASFTIAYVLAQWLPNWLAFLIVTVVYLAGAGAAAFFGYRRLKGLAGMKRTARSIKDLKEIASPDEHLPAVRPEPVTRDGT